The Listeria cossartiae subsp. cossartiae nucleotide sequence CGGAACTTTTAATTGTTCAGACATTAATTCATCTAAACCATGTAGTAAAGATCCGCCACCAGTCATGATAATTCCTCTGTCAATAATATCCGCTGAAAGTTCTGGAGGTGTTTGCTCCAATACTTGTCTAGCAGCTAGTACCATTAAGTGTAATGAATCGTGAATCGCTTCTTCTACTTCAGAACTTGTAATCGAAATTGTTTTAGGTAAACCACTTACTAAATCTCTACCACGAATTTCCATTTTTTCTTCTTTAGCACCTTGGGAAGCAGTACCGATTGTTACTTTAATATTTTCAGCAGTTCTTTCACCAATAAGTACGTTATATTTACGTTTAACATAATTTAAAATATCGGCATCCCATTTGTTACCAGCAACTTTTACTGATTGACTAGTTACGATATCACCCATGGATAATACAGCAACATCTGCAGTACCTCCACCGATATCAATAATCATGTTACCAGAAGGCTCAAAAATATCCATGCCGGCACCAATAGCAGCAACTTTAGGTTCTTCTTCTAGGAATACTTGTTTTCCACCACTTTTTTCAGCAACTTCTCGAATGGCTTTTTGCTCGACTGAAGTAATATTCGTTGGACAACAAATTAAAATACGCGGCCGTGAAAAAAAGGTTTTTAAATTTAACTTTTGTATAAAGAAACGCAGCATCTCTTGAACAATATCAAAATCAGCAATAACCCCATCTTTCATAGGCTTAATTGCCGTAATGTCTCCTGGCGTTCTACCAACCATATCTCTTGCTTCTGATCCAACGGCTAGAACTTGCCCTGTCTTATTGTTCACAGCGACAACTGCAGGTTCGTTTACAACGATTCCTCTTCCTTTAACATGAATTAATACATTGGCTGTACCTAAATCGATACCAACATCTTTTGCCATTTATACTTTAACTCCTTTCGTGGTGTGCACCTAATTTTACATCTCATTTTGAATTATAGCATAATTTATCTAAGGCTGGAATGTATATTTTAGAACAACATGGTTTTTTTCACGACAAATAAAAAAACCGCATCAAAAAGATACGGTTTTTAACATTTAAAATTAGAATAGAGATGCTAAGTTTGTTACATCAATTTTGGCATCATCTACACGTTCAACATCCGCTCCAAGCGATTGTAATTTTCCGTGGAAATTATTATAGCCGCGATCAAGGTACTTCAACTCAGTTACTTGTGTGTAGCCATCTGCAACTAAACCTGCAAGAATAAGCGCTGCTGCTGCACGTAAATCTGTTGCTGCAACTTCTGCTCCTTGTAGTTTAGCAGGACCCGAAATAATAACAGAATGTCCTTCAATTTTCATATCAGCGTTCATTCTGCGCATTTCTTCTACATGCATGAAACGATTTTCAAAGACCGTTTCTGTCATAATGCTTGTGCCTTCGCTTAGCATTTGGATTACCATCATTTGGGATTGCATATCAGTTGGAAAACCTGGGTGTGGCATAGTCTTAACGTCTACAGCC carries:
- the mreB gene encoding rod shape-determining protein MreB, producing MAKDVGIDLGTANVLIHVKGRGIVVNEPAVVAVNNKTGQVLAVGSEARDMVGRTPGDITAIKPMKDGVIADFDIVQEMLRFFIQKLNLKTFFSRPRILICCPTNITSVEQKAIREVAEKSGGKQVFLEEEPKVAAIGAGMDIFEPSGNMIIDIGGGTADVAVLSMGDIVTSQSVKVAGNKWDADILNYVKRKYNVLIGERTAENIKVTIGTASQGAKEEKMEIRGRDLVSGLPKTISITSSEVEEAIHDSLHLMVLAARQVLEQTPPELSADIIDRGIIMTGGGSLLHGLDELMSEQLKVPVLITENPLDVVALGTGILLDSLTNKKRNKF